A segment of the Macadamia integrifolia cultivar HAES 741 unplaced genomic scaffold, SCU_Mint_v3 scaffold612, whole genome shotgun sequence genome:
TGGATTTGAATAAACTCACCataaaataacttttttttttttaaggaaggaAAATTGGGTGTAAGACCATTGGGCTTGAACTTGTTTTTGGTTGACCCTTTTTTATAACCTGACACCTAAAGTTTTGTGGTGTGATCAAAGTTTTATTGTAAATGTAGGGTAAGGTCAGGTATTGGCCTTAATTACCCTTCCCCGAGGCTTTTGAACTGCGTCCAGCTCTAAGTACATCAGGATTCATATTTATTCCAACTATCGAGTCCGTACACACCCGAGAAAGAGCAAAAGTTTGGAAGGAAGAAATAGATATGAACCAAACTATCACTCACATTTACATTTACATCCACTTAAACAATAACTTATGACATACACAATCTAAAATGCTATGAACACAATTATTTTCCTCCCAAACAGGTAATtacaaatgaaaacaaaaataggTAACTCAAGAAAAGTGTGTTCAACAAAAGAGACCAAAACATTCCCCTTTTAAAAGGTTATAGATCACCTAATTCTCTGACATTCCTAACATACCAAAGATTGGGATGTTAGATATATCTTGAAGTattatttaataaagaaaacatCCTTTCGGTGGAGAACCTAGGCCATACATTTTTTAGGTTAGAATAAACATCCCTTGTAGTTGGATCTAGGAGCAATTCACATTGCTACTCTAAGAGCCAATTTTGAGACTTTCGGATAAGAAAGCATGACCATGGAAGGAAAATTTTGACAGAAAGGGAAACATGGAATTTCAATTATAGCAAAGATTGGGAAGAAATTttaggcaagtaaaaggataaTGCAGTTGTTATTTAAAGAAATTTGGCTAAAtataagttttttttgtttttggtgataCATGGCTAAATATAAGTTAAGATATGTCTAATGTAGCAACGacaaaatattctattttaaaagccttatggatttttttatttttttttgtcatgcCCTAGAAGGTGTCAATAGATTGGCACCAAATTTTTCCACATGAAAGGAGAAGTGACAATTTTGACTGTATGGATAGCTTAGAAAATGGACTATGGTTGACCACATATGAAATTTTAGTCTCAAATTCTAGCACATACCCTCCTGTGTATTGAAATTTCCTTTGTATTTTTAGATGTTcgtttctttttagaaaaataaaattatatttttttgaaaatatttagatATTATAATTTTCTGAAACAACACACATCAATCAAAATGTTGATGATTCAAGTTCTATGTAATAAAGAAGATATCTGTTTTGTGAAGAAGCTAAGCCATACACATTTTAGGCAAGAATAATCCCTTGTGGCTGGCTCTAAATTCAAATTGCCACTTTGGAACCAATTTTGAGGCtttctaataaaaaagaatgacaATAACGGACATTTTGACTAGAGGGGAACATGGAATTTAATAATAGTAAGGATTGGTAAGAAAAATTTAAGCACAAAAAAGATAACACAATTGTTATTTAAAGAAATTTTGGCAGTAGATATTAAGATATTTGTAATGTAGCAATAGGAATTTTTTAGTTCAGAAGCTTTAGGGAAAAAGTTTTTTGACTGGCAGATTCTAGAGAGATGAACAAACCGACACCACGTTTCACCACATGAATAGGTGATGATGTGGTAATTTTGACTGTttggataattaaaaaaatgaatctaGGGCTGGCAATTTGTCAACTTTTAGGCGCATATATTCAGCATATACCCTCCTATTAATTGGAATTTTAAggatttattttttcacttgGCCAATTTCATTTTGGCTAAAACATAGCATGTGAGCAGGAAACCTTGAACTCTATTTGCCCATAGAATTTCAGTTCTATCCAATGCACATGTGCTAGATATTTGTGACGGTCTAAAAGTACCGCCGGACTACTAAAATTTCCCCAAAGTTGTATAAACATGCATGAAGAAAAAATTTGCTTTTTCCCCCTCCCATCTTTTCAACCTCCAGTGCTCCAAATTAATGCCAATGCCAACGGCAACGGCAACGCAAAGCCTCAATATTTATTCTATTGACCATAATTTCTCTTGTAAGACTGGCATTTGCAACATTTTAAATCCAGTACCATGTTATTTTCACCTTCACCATCTAAGATCTAAGTAAGAAATCAGTCTACTACTTGCAATTACCATGCatagagagaaaggaaaggtaCCTTAGCTAACATTCAATTATGAAGAAAGTAAACTATTATCTCAACGATTGTTTTCATATGAGCTGCTTGTAAGCCGAAAAATTGGAGAATGAAATTATGGAAAGTGCTTTTTGGGTGGGACATAGAGGCCATGCTTAGACAAGGGGGATGCACCTTCAAGATGGGCACAGGGGTCATCATGTGTCCTTAGGGGGAACCCCTAGCTATGTCCCACACAAATAACTTTGTTCTTAAAATTATATTGAAGCTTAAAAGACATAAGAAACAACCAAATTAAGTATTTATTTACCCTTCAAATAGCATAAGCAATAAGTACATGTATCACAATAAGAGAATTGGTAGATAATCAATTCTCCAAATGCTGCTCAACCTAGAGTTTTTGTCTAAACTATTCCATTCTCGTTTATCCAGTGACAAACTTCAATTAGGCTTGGGCCAAAACCTAGAAGCTTAAAAGCAAGATGGTTTGGATTCCAAGTTGATGTATCATAATGGCATGCCATGATCACATGATTCACTTTTTTCGAAGCATGTATATCAACTGCATATACTTTTACTTTCGGTAACACATGGCAATAATAAACTTGAAATGGAAATGGCTGACTATGACATAAGATTGGTGGTTCAAAGAGGTTTCCATAGATTAGTTTCACAGCtccaattgtgacattctcGCAAGATCCTTCAACACTCTCAGTACTCCAGAGGCGTACATGTTTCCCTAACTTCTTGACAACAAAATCGACGAGATCCTCAGCTGAAGTTGCACAAGTGCACTTCTCCCCTCGAATGGGGCTCATATCATCACATACCTTAAGGGTACCTTCAATATACTCATCCATAATTGATTCATCATCCACAATAAAaagcttcttcaattccttgatTTTGGCTaaggaaaatggaaattttaatGCTAGAGGTCTTGGCAAGAATGATTTATATGACATCGGGTCCCTTAGATTAGGGATTGGCATGAAACCTCCCTTTTTCACCattgatttttgaaaatatggcaATCCACCTTGGCTGGCAACTgaaagtggtatttcactttATCAGCATTACAAGGGACTATTAGTGGTAGGGTTGTGCCATTCGTCGTCTTCTTCGCTAGCGCATTTGTAGAACAAGAAACATTAGCTTGCTTACAGAATGAATCCATGTGGgaaatcaattcatttttttctattagTTTCATAAACAATGAGACTTGATGGAGGTTTAATGGAGAAGCCTTTGTAACTAACCAATGTGGAGGCTGTGGAAGACCAATATGTTCTTTCCAATACTGTGAGAAGGCATTTTCTGCTTGAGAAACCTACAATTTGATAGGAGAAAAATAACAGCCTAATAAGGAAGATAAAATAGGAACAGACAATAACCATGTTGAAATGAATGGATAACCAAAGTGCATAAGTTTTTTCTTACACTAAAGTATGCTACTATCACAAGCCCAAGCAACAAAATGGGATGCGCTATCGATGGAATGAAATAGAGAATGAAATGAGTCGGGTTTGCTGCATGGAGGAGGTTTGATTTATATAGAAAATTTTTTGTAGTACTAACAAAGAAAAACGGGAGAAGTTTTGTTGGTACCCTCAACGTATTTTATAATTTCCACTACGATAAAGTAAAAAACTTCTCATTTATGACTACAATTAAAGTTAATTTCTAGCTGCTCTTCAGCgctcaaaattttaaatatgaaaTGGAAATTATCCCTTGATTCTGGTTCATTTTCATAAATCCAGTTTTCTTATTTGACTAGATCAAGAAAAAGTTTCAAGAACGTAATTGTTAATGGTATACGTTGCAAATATTCAATTCAAAATTTCGAACTATTTGGTGGAAGGACTTGTATGCATATGAGGCAAATAACTTCAGTGGATAACTGATGTGGGACTATTCTTCCAACACTCTCTCTGGCCCCTCACATGTAGGTAAGATAGAATTACGTACACGTtcacaaataaaatgaaatgaaatgagcGAGCGTTTAGATTGGGACCAGCTATGATAACATGTAGATATCCTACCCAAAATTTCAACTACTGGATGGTAGGGACTCATAGATATATGAGGCGGCACAAGACTTTGGGGGTAACCATTGTGGGACTATACATTACCAAAAATTGTGGAGTGAAACAATCTCCTGGGGTTGTCCACCTCTACCAGGATAACATCCCCTTATAATCAAACAAAAGCTACACCTAATTCCACCCCCAAAGAATTCTGATGCCTTTCCATTCAAATAGTTGGAGAGAAGACTCATTCATATGGTAACTAAGTACTTCAAGTTGGAGTATATAAGTTGTAAGGATATCAGTTCCCTGTGGTCATCTATCAACCAGCTCTGTGAATCGTACCAAGTGCTACAACCAATGCTTGTCGATAAcaaaattttagtttattaatGGGTATTTaaaccttctttttcttcaaactTGGCACTTAAGTTGGAGATTTTGACTGTCCACAAATTTGGGCCTCACCCGATTTGTTGCAATGTTTGGGTGAAGGAAACTATTGCTCTGATAAGATAGCTCAGTTAGAACTTAAATTTTGTGAATTTGATCTCCACAGTATCATCCAGCATTTGTAAGGTTTTAGCCCAATATATTTTCCCACGTGGAGATATAATATCAAAGTTAAATATTTGTTGACAACTCAACTTTGAGGATCTTAGAGCGACCATTGAAATTGCAAGGGAAGAAACCCTATCATGCTGAACATAAAATAAAGATAAGAGCAtggaattttaatttttacagATAGGGAATGCAAAGTGGGACCTTTCCATTCAAACAATCAATTTCAGTAGAGTTGCTCTCAATGTGGTAGATATTAAGTGGATTTGAATAAGCGAACCACAGGAAATTTCTTTTCATTAAGGTTGCATTTGATTCttatggaaaatttttcttattGAAATATATTCCAGTGTTTGTCTGCAACAGAGAAAATACAATGTAAAATATTACCATAATATTTTTCAATGTTCGTTTACAAGAGAAAAACGACGTtgtaaaagaaagtgaaatgaAGATGGGTTCACCGAACTCAAGTTCAGATTTTTTTTGTCGTTAGAAGTTGATTCAAGACAATATAAAAGGAGTCAAGGACACTAACCCACCAAGTATAAAGGTGACTTCACAGTCAGTAATAACAAACCACTAAGAAAATTCTATGTAAAACCGATACCCATTGCACTCCAACTCATTTTGATAGGAACTTCTCAGTAAATGATTGTGATAGGTAAGCCTCAATTTATAGGCCAGGTAATGGCCATATCCTTGTTGAAGACATTATACCACTCTGTGTCCAAATCTATCCGTAAGAAAATTCACATTTTGCGCCAATAGCCACTACTATGCACCCAAAAGGGGCCAAATTTTTTGCTGTGGAAGATATAGATAGAAATCAAATTATTAATTCACTATTAATATTTACTATTACACAGAAACAATAAGATATGATGGAATCCAAAATGATGTGAAGTTAACAAGTATTTATCACGTAACTGGAAATGAAAACAAGAACGTGTATTTAACAGATGTAGCCCAAACCCATCCCcttttaaagagttaaaaatcATTTAATTCCTTTGAGATATTTGTTGTTGGGTGCTCTCCCCGATGGGGAATTTTTCTATGAAATCAGCTTGGGAAGGACTGAGACAGTCGCAACCCAAGGTAGGTTGGTTCAAGCTTATTTGGGGCCATTATCTCCAACCTTGCTAGTCAGTCTTTGGATGGCACCTTCTTTAGAGGAAGCTTCCATGTGATGACAAGATCAAGACGAGGGAGATTCTCTTTCCTTCACGTTGTGAGCTCTGCATGATTGAAGAAGAAtccattaattatttatttcttgAGTGTAAATGTGTCAGATATCTTTGGTCTTCCTTCTCATCGATTTTTGGAGTGACTTTTACCTCTCATTGTTCTTCCATGGTGGAGCTCAGTAAATGGCGGTCTCAAAAATCTTGAGTCCTTGGCCTTAAGGATGCTTAGTAGGCAGGTTTCATCCTTAATCCCTAATTTAGTTCGCTCGAAAGAAAGTCTAGGAGATTTTGATAGTGTATCAACGAATTTTAGACAAATTTTTAATTCTGTTCTTGGTGAGCTGCACAAAATGTCTCCAAGTATGAGAGGGAGAGTGGCCTCAGTCTCTGATTTGGTATGCTCAAGGAATTTAGCTATCATTGCTCCTCAGAGTCATCAAAAGCATGTTTTTGCAATATATTGGTGTCTTCCTAGCCTCCTTACTCCTGGGTCGAACTGAATAttgatggttgttctttgggAAATCCTGGGAAATCTGGTGTTGGAGATGTCTTTAGAGATAGTAGCTCGAGAGTGATTTCATCTTTTGGTGCGCACCTTGGTATTACAACTAATTTTGTTGCTGAGTTTCAGGCTTTACTTTGGGTCTTCAACAAGCGAAAGACATGAATTTAACGAAGGTTTGGGTGGAGTGTGATTTGGTCGCTGTGGTAATTATGGCTTCATAGGGTTTAGTCCCTTGGTTTGTTTTGCAGCAATGGACAGCCCTCCATGATTACTTTCATCGAATTGAATGGTGAATAACTGTTATCGCGAAGCTAATCCCATTGCTGACAAAGTCAGCCGTGAAGGTAGAAGCAACATTCGACCCAATCTCTTGGCAAAATAGGATGCAAGAAGATCTTCAAGTAGATGCCCAGAGTAGAGCAAGATTTTGATTTGTTTAGCCTTGCTGGTTTTTGTTTTAGTGCTCCCTGGTCTCtcccctgttgatggcaatgttgAAGGTGGGGGTTAGGCTAGTGACGCTTTTGTTATATGTCTaatttgtttcatattcttcttgtattctatttctttttctaatacaaacgaccttttagcaaaaaaaaaaaaaaaaaaaaaaaacccaacctaAGATGATTGAGatatttgttagatcaaacaccaagaaatatgaaaaataaagagacaatagatccgcatgacacagagatttaacaaggttcacacaccagggtggtgtgctacgtccttgggtggagaagaagaagtttcactatggagaagagagattacacccaagtagtggcgagaaaactcgccttgaaaccctagctcgaaaaacgcCCAAAAtgcaatgactttctcaacaagcaacagtacattatatatactccaagtcgcgggtcgacccatttGTTCACTGTCGATCTGGTTGAATCATACCATGGGGGTTATGCCCccacacccccatacgagatcagtgatgggccaacccctctgcttccatcacagatctcaaaaaaaattccattcgggttgccaccaaaaaatgtcggatcgggtcaatcttcaaaatgggtcaagaattcgagacaaacttaacaaatctccaccttgccttgaattctcctccaacagataaacaaatagctaatatcttcatcttctccaatagccctccaaagggctgaactcaaacacaacaaacaccaagtaagttccagcaatgctcgaacttaccaacacataaaggcttactcaacatatcagctggattgtcttcagtaccaatcttcaacacttgaatattaccttgagcaattatctcttttatgaaatgataccgaacatcaatgtgctttgtcctctcatgatacattgaatctttagtcaagtgaatagcactctggctatcacaatggacaacagtcaccccatgatccatgctgagttctcccaacaaacctctaagccaaataacttctttaattgcctcagtcactgccatatactctgcttcagtggtagataatgcaactgtagcttgtaaagtagctttccaactaatcgtacttcctccaagagtaaatacatagtcTGTGAGTGACCTTCTTTTCCCAAGATCActtgcataatctgaatcaacataaccagataaactatcaccattcctcccaaactccaaaaaaacaccagaggtccctttcaagtacctaagtatccacttcactacttcccaatgagctttacctggacatgacaaatatctgctcaccacattgacaacttgtgaaatgtcaggacgagtgtaAACCATAacatacataacggagccaactgcactagcgtatggaacacgtgacatgtactccacctcttcatctgtcttaggtgatagagcagctgaaattctaaaatgagatgcaagaggagtacttataggtttggcatctttcatgccaaaacgattcaatatcTTCTCAGTGTACTTCTATTGATATAGCCACAGCTTctctgcttttctatccctcttgatctccataccaagaaTCTTCCTTACTACCCCCAAATCtgtcatctcaaattcagaacttaattgttccttcaacctgttgacctcattcctgtcttttgctgcaatcaatatatcatcaacatagcaacaaatatatgaatgacccatcagagagctttctgaaataaacacaatagtcatattgacacctagagtatccaaaactagccataactgaatcaaacattttataccattgtctaggagactgtttcaaaccatatagggacttcttcaacaagcatacctAGTCCTCCTTACCTTCCATAACAAACCCTttaggttgatgcatataaatctgttcttcatCATGCgagaatgctgttttcacattaagttgctccaactccaaatcatgtaTAAGAACTAAAGCAAgaaggacacgaatagaactatgttTAACAATAGGTGacaaaacatcattaaaatcaattccttgtacctgactatagccctttgcaaccaaacatgccttgtacctagcatcttcaacacctgaggcaaattccttcttcttgaagatccatttgcaaccaacaattttctttcttgttctcgGCTTGACAAGCTTCtaagtttgatttttatgaagagattccatctcctcattcatggcaatcaaccattttgtaaaATCAATTGAAATAATAGTTTCAGAATAttttgcaggctcactattttcaattgtagcTGCAACAAACAATGCATAAGAAACAAATTCAGCATACCCATtcttgtggttgtctaatattcctccttggtctgtCCTTGGCAATACTGTACCGCTCTTCtttttgattctcttgagcatcatctccttcagtaaaagtaggcagctgaactgaagtagattgtgttttgtttgaagatgaaccatcAATTTCGAActtcacattctctctagatttttcttgacctttatCACAATGAACAAGAGCTTATTTCCTAATATGCAATATActagattcatcaaaagttagatctctgctaataagaaattttggagactttggattaggataccacaacctgtatcctttcactccagatccatacccaagaaaaagcATTTCTtggccctaggttccaacttcccctCATTCACATGTGtgtaagcaggacatccaaatacttttaaattagaGTAGTTTACAGGCTTACCTGACCAAATTTCCTCtagagtcttgcactcaatagttgTACCCAGAGAtagattcaccaacaaggttgctgtgttaattGCTTCTTCCCaaaactccttgcccaatcctgtaTTTGACAATATACACCtcgccttttctaacaaggttctattcataggctttgccactccattctgctagggtgttttaacaactatatggtgtcttgcaataccttcatttttacagaactcattaaagtcaccttcacaaaactctaggccattatcggttcttaatattttaatttgtttcttagtctgtttctcaagcaaattcttccactatttgaaaataacaaatattttatttttttgctttaagaaatagacccaaaccttcttagagaaatcatcaacgaaagtaagcaagtaccttgcaccagcccccgttgaagcaaccctggagggcccccataggtctgcaTGAATGTAATCCAAAGTTCCCTTAGTCCTGTGAATAGTAGTACTAAAACtgactcttttctgcttcctaAACACACAAATACTCACAGAACCCCATTGTTcttgtactctgaccacacaacaagccccttttacttaatgatgtcatccctctttcacttatatggcctaacctcatgtgccataaatttgtgacatttgattcagacatagatgatgaagctgctgcaacagacctAGTGACTATAGTACCCTgtaacacatacaaactgccaaccttgatttctttcatcaataagagaacacccttgctgaCCTTCATGATTCCACCTTTAGCTGTATATTTGCACCCATtcgaatcaagagtgcctaaattaatgagattcttcttcaaatcagggacatgcctgacattagacaaggttctgacaatgccatcatacatcttgaaaTTGATCGTTTCCATTCTAATAATCTTACAAGAAACattattttccatcaacacaactccacctcgaactgattcgtatgtgaaGAACCATTCATGATTgtgacacatatggtaggaacaaccagagtcaagaatccattcatcctatAATCTAACCCtttcatcagtcaccaaaagcatatcagactcactttCTTCTTTAGCAATACTAGCCTctgtagaatcatctcttttctgttgattttgagcaccaccacctactttttacttatttaaaaaGCTTATActattcagatttaatatgtctctttttcttacagtaattgcaggtcaaATTATTATGCTTATATTTTGATCTAACCTTTTTTctgtcaccatctgaacccctttcattcgttttCCCTCTAGCTATCAAACcgacaccatcagatttattggtagatatcaactcatcatcaatcttcagCTTGGTTTGCAAATTTGTTTTGACATCCTTAATAGAGATTGtttctctaccataaatcatggtatccctaaaatgcttataagatggaggcagagaacataataataatagggtCAAATCTTCAttgtctattttaacatctatcattttcaaattagtAATAGTAGAATTGAACTTagatatgtgggatttaatTAAGGTAGAcaattgttgcttcaatctTAACCTATCGGTGAGAGATTTGATGAGGTAAAGATtttctaacttcacccataactctgcagtcattttctctgagagaacttcctataGAATATCATttgaaagacacaactgaatagtaaaagggctttatcatccaaattattccaatcatcatcggacatagttgcaaGTTTTTTTGCCTTCTCAAATAgagttttcttcaaaccctgctgcgtgagaacaaccatcattcgaacctacCATAAATTAAAACTGTAATATCCCTCCCTATTTCCAATTTACATGTTTGTGATggtaatgtatatatatatatatatatatattaatagttttatatataattatagATATCAATGTCATTAATGGGAACAAACTAGATAGTAGTTGGAATGGTTTGAAAATAAGGCAAAAAAGACAAAGGGGAGTTAAAGATGAGGGACTT
Coding sequences within it:
- the LOC122069422 gene encoding polygalacturonase-1 non-catalytic subunit beta-like translates to MVKKGGFMPIPNLRDPMSYKSFLPRPLALKFPFSLAKIKELKKLFIVDDESIMDEYIEGTLKVCDDMSPIRGEKCTCATSAEDLVDFVVKKLGKHVRLWSTESVEGSCENVTIGAVKLIYGNLFEPPILCHSQPFPFQVYYCHVLPKVKVYAVDIHASKKVNHVIMACHYDTSTWNPNHLAFKLLGFGPSLIEVCHWINENGIV